The Aggregatilinea lenta genome includes a region encoding these proteins:
- the cofE gene encoding coenzyme F420-0:L-glutamate ligase — protein sequence MSAISPLVQVSLTGLPGLPLIQPGDDLGQLIVEALGRADLALQPGDVLVITSKLVSKAENRFCDLATVIPSSRAEEIAATVRKDPRLVELILRESSEVSRMRADVLIVRHRLGFTLANAGIDHSNVNGDGEDWVLLLPEDPDRSAREIRARIGALAGVEPGIVISDSHGRPFRQGTVGAAIGVAGIPALHDMRGQTDLFGRVLRITVTGVGDEIAAAAGLVSGQGAEGLPVVLVRGLRLPRMDGHASDLVRPPELDLYRSPMSGMD from the coding sequence GTGAGCGCAATATCACCGCTGGTGCAGGTGTCGCTGACCGGGCTGCCGGGCCTGCCGTTGATCCAGCCGGGCGACGATCTCGGGCAGTTAATCGTCGAGGCGCTGGGGCGCGCGGACCTCGCGCTGCAACCCGGCGATGTGCTGGTGATCACGTCCAAGCTGGTGTCGAAGGCGGAGAACCGTTTCTGCGATCTGGCGACGGTGATCCCTTCGTCGCGCGCCGAGGAGATCGCGGCCACCGTGCGCAAGGATCCCCGGCTGGTGGAGCTGATTTTGCGCGAATCGAGCGAAGTCTCGCGCATGCGCGCCGACGTGCTGATCGTGCGGCACCGGCTGGGCTTCACGCTGGCGAACGCCGGGATCGACCATTCAAACGTGAACGGCGATGGCGAGGACTGGGTGCTGCTGCTGCCGGAAGATCCCGACCGCTCGGCGCGCGAGATCCGGGCGCGGATCGGCGCGTTGGCTGGCGTTGAGCCGGGCATCGTGATCAGCGATTCGCATGGGCGACCGTTCCGCCAGGGCACGGTCGGCGCAGCGATTGGCGTGGCGGGTATTCCCGCGCTGCACGACATGCGCGGGCAAACCGACCTTTTTGGCCGGGTTTTGCGTATTACTGTAACGGGCGTGGGCGACGAGATTGCGGCGGCGGCGGGACTGGTGAGCGGGCAGGGGGCCGAAGGGCTGCCGGTGGTGTTGGTGCGCGGGCTGCGGCTGCCACGCATGGACGGGCATGCGTCCGATTTGGTGCGCCCGCCCGAACTGGACCTGTACCGTTCGCCAATGAGCGGGATGGACTGA
- a CDS encoding PLP-dependent cysteine synthase family protein translates to MSERRLITGPTFEEMLHPNLIDPEIRAKAHEAKTSDPLDSINLYNISWRDMNNQIQYVVLPPELTGVDTPIAVLTSVHFPSGSHKVGATYSVLIEKELFGDVDPWKHTLVWPSTGNYGIGGAYVAGRMGCNSLVILPEEMSQERFDKIEAYGAQVIKTPGCESNVKEIYDKTHELRASDPDIRIMNQFEEMGNYRFHYYVTGNTIVDLAKELAAQGIGSGKVSAFTSAMGSAGTIAAGDRIKQEWPDHKIVGLEPIQCPTLALNGYGGHDIQGIGDKHVTWIHHVQNTDAMMCIDDVETKLALQIFADEGGRQALVEDFGIDPALVDLFAHRFGISSLCNIFGAIKAVKHYGFGPNDLVVTIATDGMDRYPSVMDAMRQTYGVVDRTEAIARVRSLYHGLRTDWIFDGSADNRERWHNLKYYTWVEQQGKTVDELEAQRCDEWWEAEQARVSEIDAKLREYRQSQQG, encoded by the coding sequence GTGTCTGAACGACGTCTCATTACCGGCCCGACTTTTGAAGAAATGCTGCACCCGAACCTGATCGATCCGGAAATCCGGGCGAAGGCGCACGAGGCCAAAACTTCCGATCCGCTGGATTCCATCAACCTGTACAACATCTCCTGGCGCGACATGAACAACCAGATCCAGTATGTGGTGCTGCCGCCTGAGCTGACCGGCGTCGATACCCCGATCGCCGTCTTGACCAGCGTGCACTTCCCCTCGGGCAGCCACAAGGTCGGCGCGACCTATTCCGTGCTGATCGAAAAGGAACTGTTCGGTGACGTCGATCCGTGGAAGCACACCCTGGTGTGGCCCTCGACGGGCAATTACGGCATCGGCGGCGCGTACGTCGCCGGGCGCATGGGCTGCAACAGCCTCGTGATCTTGCCGGAAGAGATGAGCCAGGAGCGCTTCGACAAGATCGAAGCCTACGGCGCGCAGGTGATCAAGACTCCCGGCTGCGAAAGCAACGTCAAGGAAATCTACGACAAGACCCACGAGCTGCGCGCGTCGGACCCCGACATCCGCATCATGAACCAGTTCGAGGAGATGGGCAACTACCGCTTCCACTACTACGTGACCGGCAACACCATCGTCGATCTGGCGAAGGAGCTGGCGGCGCAGGGCATCGGCAGCGGCAAGGTGTCGGCCTTCACGTCGGCGATGGGCAGCGCGGGCACGATCGCGGCGGGCGATCGCATCAAGCAGGAATGGCCGGATCACAAGATCGTCGGCCTGGAGCCGATCCAATGCCCGACGCTGGCGCTGAACGGCTACGGCGGCCACGACATCCAGGGCATCGGCGACAAGCACGTGACCTGGATTCACCACGTCCAGAACACCGACGCGATGATGTGCATTGATGACGTCGAAACCAAGCTGGCGCTGCAAATCTTCGCGGACGAAGGCGGGCGTCAGGCGCTGGTCGAGGACTTCGGTATCGACCCGGCCCTGGTGGACCTGTTCGCGCACCGCTTCGGCATCAGCAGCCTCTGCAACATCTTCGGCGCGATCAAGGCCGTCAAGCACTACGGCTTCGGCCCGAACGATCTGGTCGTCACGATCGCGACGGACGGCATGGACCGCTACCCGAGCGTGATGGACGCCATGCGCCAGACGTACGGCGTGGTGGACCGCACCGAGGCCATCGCGCGCGTGCGCAGCCTGTACCATGGCCTGCGGACCGACTGGATTTTCGACGGCTCGGCAGACAACCGCGAGCGCTGGCACAACCTGAAGTACTACACCTGGGTCGAGCAGCAGGGCAAGACCGTCGACGAACTGGAAGCTCAGCGCTGCGACGAGTGGTGGGAAGCCGAGCAGGCGCGCGTCAGCGAGATCGACGCAAAACTGCGCGAGTATCGCCAGAGCCAGCAGGGGTAA
- a CDS encoding nitroreductase family protein, which yields MSLSGLIEVMRGRRSVRRYQDRPVPEAVLGALLDAARWAPSAHNRQPWRFAVLTDLVQRDRLARAMGERFRADLTADRLDPDAVERQVSRSYQRISGAPAAIVVCMSMADMDVYPDARRAGAERIMATQSVALAVQNLLLAAHQAGLGACWICAPLFCPDVVRDTLALPADWEAQALITLGYPAQEKHSERAPLEAKVLWF from the coding sequence GTGAGTCTTTCGGGCTTGATCGAGGTCATGCGCGGGCGGCGGTCCGTGCGGCGCTACCAGGATCGCCCGGTGCCGGAGGCGGTACTGGGGGCTCTGCTGGATGCCGCACGTTGGGCGCCCTCGGCGCATAACCGCCAGCCGTGGCGGTTCGCCGTGCTGACCGATCTCGTCCAGCGTGACCGGCTCGCCCGCGCGATGGGCGAGCGCTTCCGCGCAGATCTCACAGCGGATAGGCTCGACCCGGACGCGGTCGAGCGGCAGGTGAGCCGGTCATACCAGCGTATTTCAGGCGCTCCGGCGGCGATCGTCGTCTGCATGAGCATGGCCGATATGGACGTGTATCCTGACGCGCGCCGCGCCGGTGCCGAGCGGATCATGGCGACGCAAAGCGTTGCGCTGGCGGTGCAGAATCTGCTGCTGGCTGCGCACCAGGCCGGGTTGGGCGCGTGTTGGATCTGCGCGCCGCTGTTTTGCCCGGACGTGGTGCGCGACACGCTGGCGCTGCCCGCCGACTGGGAGGCGCAGGCGCTGATCACGCTCGGTTATCCGGCTCAGGAGAAACACTCGGAGCGCGCACCGCTGGAGGCGAAGGTGCTATGGTTTTGA
- a CDS encoding glycosyltransferase family 2 protein — protein MSTNPVISIIAPVYNEEPIIDELYRRIVEVMDSQPDPWELVLINDGSRDRSAELMFALHERDDRVRVVNFARNFGHQNAVTAGMDYARGDAVVIIDADLQDPPEVILQLIDKWREGYHVVYAVRSERRGESWFKKTTAHLFYRMIYRITDVAIPLDTGDFRLMDRQVVNALNVMREHNRFIRGMASWVGFRQTGVEYVRQERFAGQTKYPLKKMLRFALDAITGFSYFPLQVAIYASLVLAVVAVLAVPLVAFLRLAGTEVFEGQATTLVVVLLLSSFQLLFFFILGQYIARIYDETRNRPLYIVSETWDRSDVESGTADAPEGDDHAAAVHVVDDRGV, from the coding sequence ATGAGCACAAATCCCGTAATCTCGATCATTGCTCCCGTTTATAACGAGGAGCCGATCATCGACGAGTTGTACCGGCGTATTGTCGAGGTCATGGACAGCCAGCCCGATCCCTGGGAGCTGGTGCTGATTAATGACGGCAGCCGGGACCGGTCGGCTGAGCTGATGTTCGCGCTGCACGAGCGCGACGACCGGGTGCGCGTGGTCAACTTTGCGCGCAACTTCGGGCACCAGAACGCCGTCACCGCCGGGATGGACTACGCGCGCGGTGACGCGGTCGTGATCATCGATGCGGACCTTCAAGATCCGCCGGAAGTGATCCTCCAACTGATCGACAAATGGCGCGAGGGCTATCACGTCGTCTATGCGGTACGGTCAGAGCGGCGCGGCGAGTCGTGGTTTAAGAAGACCACGGCGCACCTGTTTTACCGCATGATCTACCGCATTACTGACGTCGCCATCCCGCTGGACACCGGCGACTTCCGCCTGATGGATCGCCAGGTGGTGAATGCGCTGAACGTCATGCGCGAGCACAACCGTTTCATTCGCGGCATGGCGAGCTGGGTCGGCTTCCGGCAAACCGGCGTCGAATATGTGCGCCAGGAACGGTTCGCCGGGCAAACCAAGTATCCGCTGAAGAAGATGCTGCGCTTCGCACTGGACGCGATTACCGGTTTTTCGTACTTCCCGCTGCAAGTGGCGATCTACGCCAGCCTGGTGCTGGCCGTGGTCGCGGTGCTGGCTGTGCCGCTGGTCGCGTTCCTGCGGCTGGCCGGGACCGAAGTCTTCGAGGGACAGGCGACGACCCTGGTGGTCGTGCTGCTGCTCAGTTCGTTTCAGCTGCTGTTCTTCTTCATCCTGGGCCAATATATCGCCCGGATCTACGACGAAACGCGAAATCGCCCGCTGTACATCGTATCGGAGACGTGGGACCGGTCGGATGTAGAGTCCGGCACCGCCGACGCCCCGGAAGGCGATGACCATGCCGCTGCCGTGCATGTGGTAGATGACCGCGGCGTGTAA
- the ssnA gene encoding putative aminohydrolase SsnA, whose translation MALLVTHTRLITWDDPNSVIEDGALLIDGSTIRAVGASSELEAQYPDAERLDARGQLAMPGNICAHTHFYGAYARGLAIPGPAPKDFPEILQRLWWPLDKALDEQSVRFSALVCLVDAIKHGTTTLIDHHASPNFIDGSLDVIADAVDEAGLRGVLCYEVTDRDGEAKAQAGIAENARFLSASKDRPLIGATFGLHAGLTLSDTTLEACATAADGLDTGFHIHVAEHEADEEDSLSKWGQRVVPRLERLGILGPKTIVAHAVHVDEAERAILKDSGAWVSHQPRSNMNNAVGASAFDAMLVEGIKVVLGNDGFSNNMWADWKAAYLLHKVANRDPRRAPGDAIAHVATWNNARLAEQFFPGETLGKLVPGAAADVILVDYRPFTPLHAGNVPWHILFGFESSMVTTTIVAGRVLMRDRQLLTLDEGAIAAAALDYAPHVWERYNYFVSQALDS comes from the coding sequence ATGGCTTTGCTCGTCACCCACACACGGCTAATCACCTGGGACGATCCCAATTCAGTCATCGAAGACGGCGCACTGCTGATCGACGGCAGCACGATCCGCGCGGTTGGCGCATCATCCGAGCTTGAGGCGCAGTACCCGGACGCGGAGCGGCTCGACGCGCGCGGCCAGCTTGCCATGCCGGGCAATATTTGCGCGCACACGCATTTTTACGGCGCGTATGCGCGCGGACTGGCGATCCCCGGCCCTGCACCGAAGGATTTCCCCGAAATTTTGCAGCGGCTGTGGTGGCCCCTGGACAAGGCGCTTGACGAGCAGTCGGTGCGCTTCAGCGCGCTGGTATGTCTGGTGGACGCGATCAAACACGGCACGACGACCCTGATCGATCACCACGCCAGCCCGAATTTCATCGACGGCAGCCTGGACGTGATCGCGGATGCGGTGGACGAGGCCGGGTTGCGCGGCGTGCTGTGTTACGAGGTCACCGACCGCGACGGCGAGGCGAAGGCCCAGGCGGGCATCGCGGAAAACGCGCGCTTCCTGAGCGCGTCAAAGGATCGCCCGCTGATCGGCGCGACGTTCGGCCTGCACGCCGGGCTGACGCTGTCGGACACGACGCTGGAAGCGTGCGCGACGGCTGCCGACGGTCTCGACACGGGCTTCCACATTCATGTGGCGGAGCACGAGGCGGATGAAGAAGACAGCCTGAGCAAATGGGGCCAGCGCGTCGTGCCGCGTCTGGAACGGCTCGGCATTCTGGGACCGAAGACGATCGTCGCACACGCGGTGCATGTGGACGAGGCCGAGCGCGCGATCCTCAAGGACAGCGGCGCGTGGGTGTCGCACCAGCCGCGCTCGAACATGAACAACGCGGTGGGCGCGTCCGCCTTCGACGCCATGCTGGTCGAAGGGATCAAGGTCGTGCTGGGCAACGACGGCTTCAGCAACAACATGTGGGCGGACTGGAAAGCGGCCTACCTGCTGCACAAGGTCGCCAACCGCGACCCGCGCCGTGCGCCCGGCGACGCCATCGCGCACGTGGCAACGTGGAACAACGCCCGGCTTGCCGAACAGTTCTTCCCCGGCGAGACGCTGGGCAAGCTGGTCCCTGGTGCGGCTGCGGACGTGATCCTGGTGGATTACCGCCCGTTCACGCCGCTGCATGCCGGAAACGTGCCCTGGCACATCCTGTTCGGCTTCGAATCGTCGATGGTGACGACGACCATTGTGGCCGGGCGTGTGCTGATGCGCGATCGGCAGTTGTTGACGCTGGACGAAGGCGCGATTGCGGCTGCCGCGCTGGATTATGCACCGCACGTCTGGGAACGTTATAACTATTTTGTGTCTCAAGCGCTTGATTCGTAG
- a CDS encoding threonine synthase: MFITELRCVICGRSFAPGEVEYTCPDCGPMGTLDVLYDVDAINSVISPAMISDMAEPTLWRYRALMPLAADADVPPLAVGWTPLYDAPRLADKIGLGQVWVKDDGRNPTGSLKDRASALIVARAMADHIEVVTTASTGNAAAALAGLSASVGLPAVIFVPASAPEAKIAQLLTYGAKVMLVQSNYDAAFDLAVQASERYGWYNRNTGMNPYTLEGKKTVAFEIAEQLGWRAPDVVVVSVGDGNIISGVYKGFRDLLDLGWIDHMPRLIGVQASGSAAMYDAWRRDENPATMKPISASTVADSISADLPRDAVKAMRAVRETDGAYVSVDDQAILDGIPALARLSGVFAEPAGAAVYAGVQQALEEGHIAADDEVVLLVTGNGLKDIRSAMRVAGAGYAVEPSIEQVEKIRVELGLPTFR; this comes from the coding sequence ATGTTTATCACCGAACTGCGCTGCGTGATCTGTGGCCGGTCGTTTGCGCCCGGCGAGGTGGAATACACCTGCCCGGACTGCGGGCCGATGGGCACGCTGGACGTGCTGTACGATGTGGACGCGATCAACAGCGTGATTTCGCCCGCGATGATCTCGGACATGGCCGAGCCGACGCTGTGGCGCTACCGCGCGCTGATGCCGCTGGCCGCCGATGCCGACGTGCCACCGCTGGCGGTGGGCTGGACGCCGTTGTACGATGCGCCACGCCTCGCGGACAAGATCGGGCTGGGGCAGGTGTGGGTCAAAGATGATGGCCGCAACCCGACCGGCTCGCTGAAGGACCGCGCGAGCGCGCTGATCGTGGCGCGGGCGATGGCCGACCACATCGAAGTGGTGACCACGGCCAGCACCGGCAACGCGGCGGCGGCCCTGGCCGGGCTGTCGGCCAGCGTCGGCCTGCCCGCCGTGATCTTCGTCCCGGCTTCCGCGCCGGAAGCGAAGATCGCGCAGCTTTTGACGTATGGCGCGAAGGTCATGCTGGTGCAGAGTAACTACGATGCCGCGTTCGACCTCGCGGTGCAGGCGTCCGAGCGGTACGGCTGGTACAACCGCAATACGGGCATGAATCCGTACACGCTCGAAGGCAAGAAGACCGTCGCGTTCGAGATCGCGGAACAGCTCGGCTGGCGCGCGCCGGATGTGGTGGTGGTCAGCGTGGGCGATGGCAACATCATCAGCGGCGTGTACAAGGGCTTCCGCGACTTGCTGGATCTGGGCTGGATCGACCACATGCCGCGTTTGATCGGCGTGCAGGCGTCGGGCAGTGCGGCGATGTACGACGCGTGGCGGCGCGACGAGAACCCGGCGACTATGAAGCCGATCAGCGCTTCGACCGTGGCCGACAGCATCTCCGCCGACCTGCCGCGCGACGCCGTGAAAGCGATGCGTGCCGTGCGCGAAACGGACGGGGCGTATGTCTCGGTGGACGATCAGGCGATCCTGGACGGCATCCCCGCGCTGGCGCGTCTGAGCGGCGTTTTCGCCGAACCGGCGGGCGCGGCGGTCTATGCGGGCGTGCAGCAGGCGCTCGAAGAGGGCCACATCGCGGCGGACGACGAAGTTGTGTTGCTGGTGACGGGCAACGGGCTGAAGGACATTCGCAGCGCGATGCGCGTCGCGGGGGCGGGTTACGCGGTCGAGCCGTCCATCGAGCAGGTCGAAAAAATCCGTGTGGAGCTTGGATTACCCACGTTCCGTTAA
- the npdG gene encoding NADPH-dependent F420 reductase encodes MMTVAVLGGTGKEGSGLALRWAQAGYRVIIGSRDPAKAEASAAEMNATLGMPVVQGKGNADAAAAADVVVLTVPYGAHQGTLDTVKDAVQGKIVVDVTVPLLPPNVRTVYVPEEKAAALATQAFLGEGVQVVAAFENISASHLKKLDHAVDSDVLVCSDSAEAKEQVFHLVEAASMRPVDAGPLANAVAVEAMTAVLLYINKRYKVPGAGIRITGLD; translated from the coding sequence ATGATGACCGTGGCCGTGTTGGGCGGCACAGGTAAAGAAGGTTCCGGGCTGGCGCTGCGCTGGGCGCAAGCGGGCTATCGCGTGATCATCGGCTCACGCGATCCAGCCAAAGCGGAAGCCTCAGCGGCAGAAATGAACGCGACGCTCGGCATGCCGGTTGTACAGGGCAAGGGTAATGCGGATGCGGCAGCGGCGGCGGACGTCGTCGTGCTGACGGTGCCGTATGGCGCGCACCAGGGGACGCTCGATACGGTCAAAGACGCGGTGCAGGGCAAAATCGTGGTGGACGTGACGGTCCCGCTCCTACCGCCGAACGTGCGCACCGTGTACGTGCCGGAAGAAAAAGCTGCCGCGCTGGCGACCCAGGCGTTTCTAGGCGAGGGCGTGCAGGTGGTCGCCGCGTTCGAGAACATTTCCGCGTCGCACCTGAAGAAGCTCGATCACGCGGTAGACAGCGACGTCCTGGTGTGCAGTGACTCTGCCGAGGCCAAAGAACAGGTCTTCCATCTGGTCGAGGCGGCGAGCATGCGCCCGGTCGACGCGGGGCCGCTGGCGAACGCGGTCGCGGTCGAGGCCATGACGGCGGTGCTGCTGTACATCAACAAGCGTTACAAGGTGCCAGGGGCAGGGATTCGGATCACGGGGCTGGATTAA
- the cofD gene encoding 2-phospho-L-lactate transferase produces MVLNDQAHVVALAGGVGGAKLAYGLSKVVPPDRFTVIGNVADDLDIFGLHVSPDLDTVMYTLAGLNNPVMGWGLDGDTRQMIEMMGRYGEDVWFGLGDRDVATHLLRTQWLREGQRLTEVTARLCTALGVACRLLPVTDDPLATMVDTVEKGTLAFQEYFVRERWQPTVRRVWFRHDVQFGITPEAKDALHRADLIVFCPSNPVLSIAPLLEVPGVHEALRARRGPCVAVSPFVGGKAVKGPAEKLMKEMGLDISPQGLVRYYEGLLDGLVIDVRDREAGPMPDLPLFETQTLMVTDDDKIRLAGDVITWVGSTLT; encoded by the coding sequence ATGGTTTTGAACGATCAGGCGCATGTGGTGGCGCTGGCGGGCGGCGTCGGCGGGGCCAAGCTGGCCTACGGGCTGTCGAAGGTCGTGCCGCCGGATCGCTTCACCGTGATCGGCAACGTTGCGGACGATCTCGACATCTTCGGGCTGCACGTTTCGCCCGATCTCGATACCGTGATGTACACCCTGGCCGGACTCAACAATCCCGTGATGGGGTGGGGGCTGGACGGCGACACGCGGCAGATGATCGAGATGATGGGGCGCTACGGCGAGGATGTCTGGTTTGGCCTGGGCGACCGCGACGTGGCGACGCACCTGCTGCGCACCCAGTGGCTGCGCGAAGGCCAACGGCTGACCGAAGTCACCGCGCGGTTGTGCACGGCGCTCGGCGTGGCGTGCCGCCTCCTGCCCGTGACGGACGATCCGCTGGCGACGATGGTCGACACGGTGGAAAAGGGTACACTGGCGTTTCAGGAATACTTCGTGCGCGAGCGCTGGCAGCCGACCGTGCGCCGCGTCTGGTTCCGGCACGACGTGCAATTTGGCATCACGCCGGAGGCCAAAGACGCGCTGCACCGGGCGGACCTGATCGTGTTCTGCCCGTCGAACCCGGTGCTGTCAATCGCGCCGCTGCTGGAAGTGCCCGGCGTGCACGAGGCGCTGCGTGCGCGGCGCGGGCCGTGCGTGGCGGTCAGCCCGTTTGTGGGCGGCAAGGCGGTCAAGGGGCCTGCTGAAAAACTTATGAAAGAGATGGGGCTGGATATTTCGCCCCAGGGACTGGTGCGGTACTATGAAGGGCTGTTGGATGGGCTGGTAATCGACGTGCGCGACCGGGAGGCCGGGCCAATGCCCGACCTGCCGCTGTTCGAAACGCAGACGTTGATGGTAACGGACGACGATAAAATACGCCTGGCGGGTGATGTAATTACGTGGGTAGGGAGCACTCTGACATGA